From a single Candidatus Krumholzibacteriota bacterium genomic region:
- a CDS encoding class I SAM-dependent methyltransferase yields MLKLPEPVIPGDIPAEKVPSLLSNWFLGSKARRYLSRRRFVTVTGLLPEVSRGRALDIGCGWGYNLFLLRSRGFATWGIDIVQNDFFAARRIADANGYSNNLLGADMSALPFDGCSFDAVTAVETFEHVFHPDRPDAVREVARVLRRGGRFVLSTPNYYSLVEAGKRLIVRLPLMKKIFPPMCYPVSDIERSDYHPYSYHRPSRYSEIRALLEEEGFEITEVKKIIFVWKSVPDLFFAPCAALEAVLERLPFLKDLASTLVVSAVKKQ; encoded by the coding sequence ATGCTGAAGCTTCCGGAACCGGTGATCCCTGGCGATATCCCCGCGGAAAAGGTCCCGAGCCTTCTCAGTAACTGGTTTCTTGGTTCGAAAGCCAGAAGGTATCTGAGCAGAAGGCGATTCGTGACGGTAACGGGATTACTTCCGGAAGTTTCGCGGGGAAGGGCTCTCGATATAGGCTGCGGCTGGGGATATAACCTCTTTCTGCTGAGATCGAGAGGTTTCGCGACCTGGGGTATAGATATAGTCCAGAACGATTTCTTCGCCGCCAGGAGGATAGCCGACGCGAACGGTTATTCGAATAATCTCCTTGGAGCCGATATGAGCGCGCTGCCGTTTGACGGCTGTTCTTTTGACGCGGTCACTGCTGTCGAGACTTTTGAACATGTATTCCATCCCGATCGGCCCGATGCTGTCCGGGAAGTGGCCAGAGTCCTCAGGAGAGGCGGAAGGTTCGTTCTCTCGACTCCGAATTACTATTCCCTCGTCGAAGCGGGGAAACGATTGATAGTGCGTCTGCCCCTTATGAAAAAAATCTTCCCCCCGATGTGCTACCCGGTCTCTGATATCGAGAGAAGCGATTATCATCCATACAGCTATCACCGGCCGTCGCGATATTCAGAGATAAGAGCCCTCCTCGAGGAGGAAGGCTTTGAGATCACCGAGGTAAAGAAAATAATATTCGTCTGGAAATCTGTCCCTGATCTGTTTTTTGCTCCCTGCGCCGCTCTTGAGGCGGTTCTCGAGAGGTTGCCGTTCCTTAAGGATCTCGCAAGCACTCTTGTAGTATCGGCAGTAAAAAAACAGTAA